One stretch of Aigarchaeota archaeon DNA includes these proteins:
- a CDS encoding TCP-1/cpn60 chaperonin family protein, with the protein MASAEVGVAQPVIILKEGTQRSRGKDAQSSNIMVAKIIAESMRSSLGPRGMDKMLVDSFGDVVITNDGATILKEMDVEHPVAKMLVEVAKAQDSEVGDGTTTAVVLAGELLAKAEELIEKEVHPSVIIEGYRKAAVKALEVLDEISYPVSPNDKEMLIKVAKTSIASKLVSEEADYLSNLAVDAVLKIAEKVDGKWHVDLDDILLVKKSGQSLRDTKLIEGIVLDKEVVHPDMPKLVRNAKIAILDAPLEIEKTEFDAKLHIETPEQMKAFMRQEEEMLREMVNKIISVGANVVICQKGIDDLAQYFLAKAGILAVRRVKKSDMDKLAKATNGRVISRIDDLTPEDLGKAAIVEERRVGEDKMVFIEGCENPKSISILIRGGTQRIVDEAERSLKDAINAVKDVIVEGKVVAGGGAPEIELAMRLRDYANTLAGKEQLAVNKFAEALEIVPSQLAENAGMDPIETIVNLTSEHKKGNKWAGVDVFNAKISDMFKRDVIDPLLVKKQTIKSAVEAASMILKIDDIIAASRLEEKAPKTGKEEGKVGEGEEGSFD; encoded by the coding sequence ATGGCTTCAGCTGAAGTAGGCGTAGCACAACCAGTCATAATTCTAAAAGAGGGAACGCAAAGGTCTAGGGGTAAGGATGCACAATCATCAAACATCATGGTTGCGAAAATTATAGCAGAAAGTATGAGGTCGTCACTTGGACCAAGAGGAATGGATAAGATGTTGGTCGACAGTTTTGGAGACGTCGTCATAACGAACGATGGTGCTACGATACTCAAGGAGATGGACGTTGAGCATCCCGTGGCCAAAATGCTCGTCGAAGTAGCCAAGGCGCAGGATTCTGAGGTCGGTGATGGAACAACCACAGCCGTTGTCTTAGCAGGCGAGCTCCTTGCTAAAGCTGAGGAACTGATCGAGAAAGAAGTGCATCCAAGCGTGATAATCGAAGGGTATCGTAAAGCAGCCGTAAAAGCCCTCGAAGTACTTGATGAGATAAGCTACCCGGTAAGCCCGAACGATAAGGAGATGCTGATCAAGGTCGCTAAGACATCGATAGCCAGCAAACTCGTATCCGAAGAAGCGGACTACCTGTCGAACTTGGCGGTAGACGCCGTGCTAAAGATTGCCGAGAAGGTTGACGGAAAATGGCACGTCGACTTAGACGACATCCTGCTCGTTAAGAAGAGCGGTCAGTCATTACGTGACACGAAGCTCATCGAAGGGATAGTCCTAGACAAGGAAGTAGTCCATCCAGATATGCCGAAACTCGTTAGGAATGCAAAGATAGCCATACTTGACGCGCCCTTAGAGATCGAGAAGACAGAGTTTGACGCAAAGCTCCACATCGAAACACCAGAACAGATGAAGGCTTTCATGAGACAGGAAGAGGAAATGCTAAGGGAGATGGTCAACAAGATAATATCAGTCGGTGCAAACGTCGTTATCTGTCAGAAAGGCATCGACGACTTAGCGCAGTACTTCCTTGCAAAGGCAGGCATATTAGCGGTACGCAGGGTTAAGAAGTCCGACATGGACAAGCTCGCTAAGGCAACAAACGGCCGAGTCATTTCGAGAATCGATGACCTAACGCCCGAAGATCTAGGAAAGGCGGCCATCGTCGAGGAGAGACGCGTGGGCGAAGACAAGATGGTCTTTATCGAAGGATGCGAGAACCCGAAGTCTATAAGCATACTCATCAGGGGAGGTACGCAGAGGATAGTCGATGAGGCTGAGCGCTCACTAAAGGATGCGATAAATGCCGTCAAAGACGTCATAGTTGAGGGTAAAGTGGTAGCAGGCGGTGGCGCTCCCGAGATAGAGCTTGCCATGAGGCTCCGTGACTATGCGAACACTTTGGCCGGTAAGGAGCAGTTGGCCGTGAACAAGTTTGCCGAGGCTTTAGAGATAGTTCCTTCGCAGCTTGCCGAAAATGCCGGCATGGATCCAATAGAGACTATAGTTAACTTGACTAGTGAACACAAGAAGGGCAACAAGTGGGCCGGTGTTGACGTGTTTAACGCTAAGATATCAGATATGTTCAAGCGCGACGTCATAGATCCGCTGCTCGTGAAGAAGCAGACGATAAAGTCTGCAGTCGAAGCCGCCTCGATGATACTTAAGATAGACGATATAATTGCTGCATCAAGATTGGAAGAGAAAGCTCCAAAGACTGGAAAGGAAGAAGGAAAAGTTGGAGAAGGAGAAGAAGGATCTTTCGATTGA
- a CDS encoding DNA-directed RNA polymerase subunit K, with the protein MEKEKKDLSIEYRGLTRYEKARIIGGRALQLSLGAFPLVATKPGDTVIDIAKRELEAGVLPIIIRRKRPDGSYVDIHLQDLLEKQTV; encoded by the coding sequence TTGGAGAAGGAGAAGAAGGATCTTTCGATTGAGTACAGAGGATTAACGAGGTACGAGAAAGCTAGAATAATCGGTGGGAGGGCACTCCAGCTTTCGCTTGGTGCCTTCCCACTCGTAGCGACGAAGCCTGGCGATACTGTGATAGACATTGCGAAGCGAGAACTCGAAGCAGGTGTCTTGCCGATCATAATCAGACGGAAAAGGCCTGACGGCTCTTATGTTGATATTCACCTGCAAGATTTGCTTGAAAAACAAACCGTTTAA
- a CDS encoding DUF763 domain-containing protein, which translates to MYRAGIRELEASYKKQSCYYYKIARSIIQSVTKAFIDNHSPSKFIRILASPLCFDLLTVIAELEELGSGSTTITGAILKDVLTPADGVIILGGKSIARFDVPNELDSVAAELGLTNEEVERLKYCSRMVAKVDEAAIQDGFRLYHHMMAVSYDGLWAVVQQGINPITCKARRYHWFSGKVKSFVEEPHEGIVSQEKSKLVLDMTAKESHEARRASIDLIVHDFKKLKHMYGIARQRTQTNLSLWFDSPRVESFIELPLRINWKLIMSINSNPPSNYEGLLAIKGVGPETVRFLAFGCRWLYGIVPSMNDPAIILDNYADYMLSKEEENMVYDIISAVKLSKLPTELKNRVLHKINAWLIQNGFNF; encoded by the coding sequence ATGTATCGTGCAGGGATAAGAGAGCTTGAGGCGTCGTACAAAAAGCAATCATGTTACTACTACAAAATCGCAAGGTCCATTATCCAAAGCGTTACAAAGGCTTTCATAGACAATCACAGCCCGTCTAAGTTCATACGAATTTTAGCAAGCCCTTTGTGTTTTGATCTTTTGACGGTAATTGCTGAATTGGAAGAGCTGGGTAGCGGGTCTACCACGATCACTGGTGCCATACTGAAGGACGTACTCACGCCTGCTGATGGTGTAATAATATTGGGTGGAAAGAGTATCGCTAGATTCGATGTTCCTAACGAGCTTGATAGTGTTGCCGCAGAGCTTGGCCTCACGAACGAAGAGGTTGAACGCTTAAAGTATTGTAGCCGAATGGTGGCAAAGGTTGACGAGGCAGCCATACAGGATGGTTTCCGATTATACCACCACATGATGGCCGTGTCGTATGATGGACTTTGGGCCGTCGTTCAACAGGGAATCAACCCAATAACCTGCAAGGCCAGAAGATACCATTGGTTCTCCGGCAAAGTTAAAAGCTTTGTAGAAGAACCACACGAGGGCATAGTCAGCCAAGAAAAGTCGAAACTTGTCTTGGATATGACCGCGAAGGAGAGCCATGAAGCGAGGCGTGCATCGATCGACCTCATAGTACACGATTTCAAAAAATTGAAGCACATGTACGGCATCGCTCGACAAAGAACACAAACAAATCTTTCATTATGGTTTGATTCGCCCAGGGTCGAGAGCTTCATCGAGCTACCGCTCAGGATAAACTGGAAGCTAATTATGAGTATCAATTCAAACCCACCTTCAAACTATGAAGGTTTGCTAGCGATAAAGGGCGTAGGACCGGAGACCGTAAGGTTCCTCGCTTTTGGTTGTAGATGGTTGTACGGCATAGTACCAAGCATGAACGATCCTGCTATAATTTTAGACAATTATGCTGATTACATGTTAAGCAAAGAAGAAGAAAATATGGTTTATGATATAATTTCAGCGGTAAAGTTATCTAAACTTCCGACCGAATTAAAAAATCGAGTGCTCCATAAAATAAATGCATGGTTAATTCAAAATGGGTTTAACTTCTAG
- a CDS encoding inositol-3-phosphate synthase: MGKIRVGIIGVGNCASALVQGVEFYKNADDNEFVPGLMHVRLGGYHVSDIEFAAAFDIDKNKVGKDLSEAIFAPPNNTLKFADVPKLGVEVMRGMTHDGLGKYLSEIIEKHPSPTVDVADVLKSNKVDVVINFLPVGSEFATKWYVEQALAAGCGFVNAIPVFIAREPRWQKIFEKRGVPIIGDDIKSQVGATIVNRVLVKLFIDRGVKVERIMQLNVGGNTDFLNMLERERLASKKISKTQAVTSLVPYDIGEQNVHIGPSDYVPWLLDRKWAYIRIEGKSFGNAPLNIELKLEVWDSPNSAGVAIDAIRCVKIAMDRGIAGALIGPSAYFMKSPPVQYPDEVAREMVEEFIKGA, from the coding sequence ATGGGTAAGATCAGGGTAGGCATAATCGGTGTAGGCAACTGTGCGTCCGCGCTTGTACAAGGTGTGGAATTCTATAAAAACGCGGACGATAACGAGTTTGTGCCCGGGCTCATGCACGTAAGGCTCGGAGGTTATCACGTTTCCGATATAGAGTTCGCGGCGGCCTTTGATATAGACAAGAACAAGGTAGGGAAGGACCTATCCGAGGCGATATTTGCTCCGCCAAATAATACCTTAAAGTTTGCGGACGTTCCGAAGCTCGGCGTCGAGGTGATGAGGGGTATGACGCATGACGGTCTAGGGAAGTACCTCTCTGAAATAATCGAAAAACACCCCTCTCCCACGGTCGATGTTGCTGACGTTCTGAAAAGCAACAAGGTCGACGTCGTCATAAACTTCCTACCGGTGGGAAGCGAGTTCGCTACTAAGTGGTACGTTGAGCAGGCACTTGCGGCAGGTTGCGGTTTCGTCAACGCTATACCGGTCTTTATAGCCAGAGAGCCCCGTTGGCAGAAGATATTCGAGAAGAGAGGCGTACCCATTATAGGGGACGACATCAAATCTCAGGTGGGCGCCACTATCGTCAACAGAGTTCTGGTGAAGTTATTTATAGACAGGGGCGTGAAGGTCGAGAGGATAATGCAGCTAAACGTTGGTGGAAACACGGACTTCTTGAACATGCTCGAGAGGGAAAGGTTAGCGTCCAAGAAGATATCCAAAACGCAGGCAGTCACGTCACTCGTACCTTATGACATAGGTGAGCAGAATGTGCACATCGGACCCAGCGATTACGTTCCATGGCTTTTGGATAGAAAGTGGGCTTACATCAGAATAGAGGGAAAATCTTTTGGTAACGCGCCCCTTAACATAGAGTTGAAGCTCGAGGTTTGGGATTCGCCCAACTCGGCGGGTGTCGCTATAGACGCTATACGCTGTGTGAAGATAGCGATGGACAGGGGCATAGCCGGTGCACTGATAGGTCCATCGGCATACTTCATGAAGTCTCCGCCTGTCCAGTACCCGGACGAAGTCGCGAGGGAAATGGTGGAAGAGTTCATAAAGGGCGCATAA
- a CDS encoding PadR family transcriptional regulator, translating to MAFERLVRKLTKENLWLYILSLLKEGPLYGYEVERMIEKRFGFKPGKVTCYVVIYMLQKEGLITVSQTVPSETGPPRTYYRITKKGEELLEKAKEFLDNLRVQLFSEKKDLIQ from the coding sequence ATGGCATTTGAGCGCCTTGTTCGAAAGTTAACGAAGGAAAACCTTTGGCTTTATATACTCAGCCTACTAAAAGAGGGCCCCCTCTACGGCTACGAGGTTGAGAGGATGATTGAGAAGAGGTTTGGGTTTAAGCCCGGAAAGGTTACGTGTTATGTAGTGATCTACATGTTGCAGAAGGAGGGGCTTATAACAGTGTCCCAAACCGTCCCGAGCGAGACAGGACCGCCCAGGACGTACTACAGGATAACGAAAAAAGGTGAGGAACTCCTCGAAAAAGCCAAAGAATTCCTGGATAATCTCCGTGTCCAACTCTTTTCCGAGAAAAAAGATTTAATACAGTAG
- a CDS encoding HAD-IIA family hydrolase, producing MTDISDLKAVILDLDGCVYIGERPVEGAADTIEKLRQMGYRILFLTNNSTLSTEGYFNKLNRMGIWVKKEEILTSGMATAKYIYEVYGPSKILAMTEEGFVEEADRMGHVVVPFERFQEADVVVAGLDRKFNYQKLRAAARAIMSGAKFIATNEDRTIPTETGLDPGAGSIVAAIKVATGVEPVVVGKPSKIIINMALEMLNVKNYETILVGDRIETDIKAAASVGMRSVLISNIEPVEYPRPDFVINSITLLPKILSRR from the coding sequence TTGACGGATATCAGTGATCTGAAGGCCGTAATCCTAGACTTGGACGGTTGCGTGTACATAGGCGAAAGGCCGGTCGAGGGTGCGGCCGATACCATCGAAAAGTTAAGGCAGATGGGTTACCGCATATTGTTCCTAACGAATAACTCAACACTTTCGACCGAGGGTTATTTCAACAAGCTCAACCGGATGGGTATATGGGTTAAAAAAGAGGAAATACTGACCTCGGGTATGGCGACCGCGAAGTATATTTACGAGGTTTATGGACCGTCCAAGATACTTGCCATGACGGAAGAAGGCTTCGTCGAGGAAGCTGACCGGATGGGTCACGTCGTCGTACCTTTTGAACGCTTCCAAGAAGCAGACGTAGTCGTGGCCGGATTGGATCGTAAATTTAATTATCAAAAGTTAAGAGCGGCTGCTAGAGCAATAATGTCCGGTGCGAAGTTTATCGCTACAAACGAGGACAGAACGATTCCGACGGAGACGGGACTAGATCCAGGTGCGGGCTCCATCGTAGCAGCGATTAAGGTCGCTACAGGTGTCGAGCCTGTGGTCGTAGGAAAACCCTCTAAAATTATAATTAACATGGCACTCGAGATGCTAAACGTCAAGAACTACGAGACGATACTAGTCGGTGATAGGATAGAAACAGACATTAAAGCAGCAGCATCTGTAGGTATGCGTAGCGTACTTATCTCAAACATAGAACCCGTCGAATATCCAAGACCAGACTTTGTGATAAATAGCATAACTTTACTGCCGAAGATTCTGTCACGAAGATAG
- a CDS encoding Lrp/AsnC family transcriptional regulator translates to MKAGLDEKDVMILNILQENGRASYSEIAKRLGISEAAVYSRVKKLIKQGYIKKFQAIIDESKIGKTMTAFVAVKAQPHLYDKVLEALVSFPEVQEVHDVTGDYYCLLKLRVKDREALAKILDEIGKMEGVVSTETRVVLRTLKESPNVYVFSTLSS, encoded by the coding sequence ATGAAAGCTGGATTGGACGAAAAGGACGTGATGATTCTCAACATACTCCAGGAAAACGGCAGAGCATCTTACTCTGAGATAGCCAAGAGGTTGGGCATAAGCGAGGCCGCAGTCTACAGCAGAGTAAAAAAACTAATCAAGCAAGGCTACATAAAAAAGTTCCAGGCCATAATTGACGAAAGTAAGATAGGGAAGACGATGACGGCCTTTGTTGCGGTGAAGGCTCAACCGCACCTGTACGACAAAGTGTTGGAGGCTTTGGTCTCCTTTCCTGAGGTGCAGGAAGTTCACGACGTGACAGGGGATTACTATTGCTTGCTTAAGCTAAGGGTAAAGGATAGGGAGGCTCTCGCAAAAATACTCGACGAAATAGGGAAAATGGAAGGCGTGGTCTCGACCGAGACAAGGGTTGTCCTGCGAACGTTAAAGGAAAGCCCAAACGTGTACGTCTTTAGCACCCTATCTTCGTGA
- a CDS encoding acetoin utilization protein AcuC has product MSTMVALVKGPELLKYSFPAPHPMNSRRIESFYKKVEALPKDMLSALKFVAPKMATTEEIALFHDVEYIEFVKKKSIEGRGYLDSGDTPSFPGIFEAACYVVGSTLELCRLILSGSVKRGFNPMGGLHHARRSAASGFCVFNDPAVAIMYLLKVASLESVAYVDIDAHHGDGVCYEFYDDKRVVFADIHQDGKTLYPGTGFRHERGSGEGEGLKLNIPLPPGSGDEEFKVSMLEVKDFLMMHDFDLVLFQCGADGIMGDPITDLSYTADSHKFAAEILCDVANKKCGGRILAMGGGGYNPENTAEAWTNVVKVFIEKP; this is encoded by the coding sequence ATGTCTACCATGGTGGCTTTGGTTAAGGGTCCTGAGCTTTTAAAATACAGCTTTCCGGCACCACATCCGATGAATTCCCGCAGAATCGAGAGCTTCTACAAAAAGGTGGAAGCCTTGCCAAAGGATATGCTGAGCGCATTAAAGTTTGTTGCACCCAAAATGGCGACGACAGAAGAGATAGCGCTATTTCATGACGTTGAATATATAGAGTTTGTAAAGAAAAAATCTATAGAAGGGAGAGGATACCTAGACTCTGGCGATACACCATCCTTTCCCGGAATATTTGAGGCGGCTTGTTACGTCGTCGGTTCAACACTCGAGCTATGCAGGCTCATCCTTTCAGGAAGCGTAAAGAGGGGATTTAACCCTATGGGCGGACTTCACCATGCGCGGAGGTCAGCGGCCTCGGGCTTTTGCGTCTTTAACGATCCTGCAGTAGCCATAATGTACTTGCTTAAGGTGGCGAGCCTCGAGTCTGTCGCGTACGTAGATATAGACGCCCATCACGGAGATGGTGTTTGTTACGAGTTTTACGACGATAAGAGAGTAGTGTTTGCAGACATACACCAAGACGGTAAGACGCTCTATCCGGGCACCGGCTTTAGGCATGAAAGGGGAAGTGGTGAGGGTGAAGGCTTAAAGTTGAACATACCTTTACCGCCAGGCTCGGGCGATGAGGAGTTTAAGGTGTCTATGCTCGAAGTAAAGGATTTTCTGATGATGCACGACTTCGACCTTGTGCTCTTCCAATGTGGCGCTGATGGCATAATGGGGGATCCAATTACCGATCTGAGCTACACAGCCGACTCGCATAAATTCGCTGCCGAGATTTTATGCGACGTCGCAAACAAGAAATGCGGAGGCAGGATACTCGCAATGGGTGGTGGCGGTTACAATCCAGAAAACACAGCGGAGGCATGGACGAACGTCGTGAAGGTTTTCATCGAAAAGCCTTAG
- a CDS encoding DUF99 family protein produces the protein MDKPAIRVLGIAESFDRSLNKNSIIAGVVMRGDFIVDGLAITKCTVGGMDATEAVISLYEKLGRTDINAILLSGCVISWYNVIDLNKVYDAIGLPLVCVTYEESEGIREYFIKNFPDDWQVRVEVYERNGARHAVRLWTGYTVFIRCLGIELDSGKRLLDKFTLHGRIPEPVKLSKLIARQVMRFVLD, from the coding sequence TTGGACAAGCCTGCAATTCGTGTGCTTGGAATAGCCGAGAGCTTCGATAGGTCGCTTAACAAAAATTCCATAATAGCGGGCGTGGTGATGAGGGGCGACTTCATAGTAGACGGTCTGGCAATAACTAAATGTACTGTAGGAGGTATGGATGCAACGGAGGCCGTCATATCGCTTTACGAGAAACTAGGTAGGACGGACATAAACGCTATCCTTCTGAGCGGCTGTGTGATAAGCTGGTACAACGTGATAGACCTCAACAAAGTGTACGATGCGATTGGTTTGCCGTTGGTCTGCGTTACTTACGAAGAATCCGAAGGAATAAGGGAATACTTCATAAAAAATTTCCCTGACGACTGGCAGGTTAGGGTGGAGGTTTACGAGAGGAACGGCGCAAGACATGCCGTAAGACTCTGGACAGGGTACACCGTGTTCATAAGATGCTTAGGCATTGAACTTGATTCTGGTAAGAGATTGCTGGATAAATTCACGTTGCATGGCCGTATACCAGAGCCTGTAAAACTCTCCAAGCTGATAGCCCGGCAGGTTATGAGGTTCGTTTTGGACTAA
- a CDS encoding sugar phosphate nucleotidyltransferase codes for MKAVVFAAGLGKRLRPLTSFRPKHLLPLVDKPVLIRVLEALLGNGIREVGITVAYMDESIRRAVAKERLPMDITFIPQKELLGTAHALYACKDFLEGEDSFIVIYGDITITEDVVKELLSSFGERNCDGVMLAVMVRDASSFGMLKEKDGMLERVIEKPTERLLDAYVNAGAYILPSESIEYFSRIKPSARGEYELTDILNLLVEEGYRIHVLKMKGSLWFDIGRAWDLLDANAAFLEYLSNKRDYLPAEGRFLRPGICIETENGAKLFGPCFLGGNVKLGKGSSVLPYTVVLDGTSVGDGAMLGNSLILENVTIGEGSAILHSVVGEGAALGAGCTTRYRTSGHETIKVMVAGGLIDTGRREFGAIISPYSKVPAGTVLEPGEVYWQEGS; via the coding sequence TTGAAGGCCGTAGTTTTTGCCGCAGGCCTAGGCAAAAGATTAAGACCTCTAACGAGCTTCAGGCCTAAGCACCTACTACCGCTCGTCGATAAACCTGTGCTGATTAGGGTGCTCGAGGCTCTTCTCGGAAACGGGATAAGGGAGGTTGGCATAACTGTCGCTTACATGGACGAATCTATCAGGCGCGCGGTTGCAAAAGAACGGCTGCCGATGGACATAACTTTTATTCCGCAGAAGGAGTTGCTGGGCACGGCCCACGCGCTTTATGCTTGTAAAGATTTCCTGGAGGGCGAAGATTCCTTCATCGTAATCTACGGCGACATAACGATAACTGAAGACGTCGTGAAGGAGTTACTTTCTTCCTTTGGCGAACGTAATTGCGACGGTGTCATGCTGGCCGTGATGGTCAGGGACGCAAGCAGTTTCGGTATGCTGAAAGAGAAGGATGGTATGCTGGAACGCGTAATAGAGAAACCTACGGAAAGGCTTCTTGATGCGTACGTGAACGCGGGCGCTTACATACTTCCATCAGAGTCCATTGAGTACTTCTCTAGGATTAAACCGTCGGCTAGGGGCGAGTACGAGTTGACGGACATACTGAACCTACTCGTCGAAGAAGGTTACAGAATACACGTCCTAAAGATGAAAGGGAGTCTATGGTTTGATATAGGGAGGGCGTGGGACCTGTTGGATGCCAATGCCGCGTTCCTGGAATACCTGTCAAACAAACGCGACTATCTGCCAGCGGAGGGTAGGTTCCTACGGCCCGGCATTTGCATTGAGACCGAGAACGGTGCAAAACTCTTTGGCCCTTGCTTCCTGGGCGGGAACGTAAAGTTGGGCAAAGGTTCGTCGGTTTTGCCATACACCGTAGTTTTGGATGGCACCTCTGTCGGCGATGGTGCTATGTTGGGTAATTCGCTTATCTTGGAGAACGTTACGATTGGTGAGGGCTCTGCGATACTCCACTCGGTCGTCGGCGAGGGAGCCGCGCTCGGTGCTGGATGTACGACACGATACAGGACGTCCGGGCACGAGACCATAAAGGTCATGGTCGCGGGCGGGCTAATCGATACTGGTAGGAGGGAGTTCGGTGCGATCATCTCACCCTATAGCAAGGTTCCTGCCGGGACCGTGTTAGAGCCCGGTGAGGTCTACTGGCAGGAGGGTAGCTAA
- the dph5 gene encoding diphthine synthase, which produces MSITLVGLGLGPKRYITEAALDIIRASDVVFLDTYTGPLPRETVEFLRTISKRLVLADRHMLEDGVEAVLSEATRKEVIIAVQGDPLIATTHVSILLEARKRGIPCKIVNGISSYSVAVSLSGLQAYKFGRTVTLPAEGDIEHAKSVYESILENMSRGLHTLVFLDTRNGGLTVPAALSRLRELEDLFKKGLVSDDRLVIALARLGYEDEFIKAGRVAELITTNFPEPPHMLIFPGKLHFLEREALVRLLGAPRECVDAHEPVSYELDRVKRYIDACERVLSKLNSLRVEAKVNDVLNVAESYLEDSKYFLKSGDLFDSLSAISYCEGLLDALRMMGHVEFDWRS; this is translated from the coding sequence ATGAGTATAACTCTCGTAGGCCTCGGCCTTGGTCCTAAGCGCTACATAACAGAGGCAGCACTAGACATCATCAGAGCGTCAGACGTGGTGTTCCTCGACACGTATACCGGCCCCCTCCCTAGGGAAACTGTAGAATTTCTGCGCACGATCAGCAAGCGTCTGGTCCTGGCTGACCGCCATATGCTGGAGGATGGTGTAGAAGCCGTTCTGTCGGAGGCCACTAGAAAAGAGGTGATCATAGCGGTCCAGGGCGACCCGCTCATAGCAACGACGCACGTTTCAATATTGCTCGAGGCACGCAAGCGCGGAATCCCATGCAAGATAGTTAACGGCATATCTTCCTACTCGGTAGCGGTAAGTCTATCAGGCCTTCAGGCTTACAAATTTGGCAGGACCGTTACGTTGCCGGCTGAGGGGGATATTGAGCATGCAAAGTCTGTTTACGAAAGCATCTTGGAGAACATGTCCAGAGGTCTACACACGCTCGTCTTCCTAGACACCAGGAACGGTGGATTGACGGTACCCGCCGCCCTCAGTCGTTTGAGAGAATTGGAGGACCTGTTCAAGAAAGGCTTAGTATCTGACGATAGGCTTGTCATAGCCCTTGCAAGGCTGGGCTACGAGGATGAGTTCATAAAGGCCGGAAGGGTTGCGGAGCTGATTACGACAAATTTTCCAGAACCTCCGCACATGTTGATATTCCCGGGTAAGCTGCATTTTTTAGAACGTGAAGCGCTCGTGAGACTTCTCGGCGCTCCCCGCGAATGCGTAGACGCCCACGAACCGGTAAGCTATGAATTAGACAGGGTGAAGCGCTACATAGATGCCTGCGAGAGGGTTTTATCTAAGTTGAACTCTTTGAGGGTGGAGGCGAAAGTTAACGACGTGCTAAACGTTGCCGAAAGCTACCTAGAGGACTCAAAATATTTCCTGAAATCGGGAGACCTCTTCGATTCATTATCTGCGATTTCGTATTGTGAAGGGCTACTCGATGCTCTGAGGATGATGGGTCACGTCGAATTCGATTGGAGGTCGTAG